A genomic region of [Eubacterium] eligens ATCC 27750 contains the following coding sequences:
- a CDS encoding lipopolysaccharide biosynthesis protein — protein MNIISRIMGVDKTPEDKYKYIWFTMGTACFALATLVMTIVISRFLGEAKAGMFSIGLSIAQWLVTIAYFEIRTYQVTDVKNEYPFGYYFTLRLMMCLITFLASIVYVVFNGYSPEKVTVILLVCIYKILDSVADTFEGEFQKEERIDMSGKSEFYRIFFSILVLVVTVIITRNLIFSLICMNVVALLIILCLDASVAAGRVKICIVRDYRRVFVLFKVCLPLAISTFLSNYIINSSKLSVDRMLGDAAQLYYTAVFMPNMVINLFSGIIFKPMQTSMAVNYYEKKYKNFWHIIFRMFAIIAGFTLICEVGAYILGIPVLSWLYGVNLKDYKMTLLLLLLCGGVNAVNIIFYYVLAIMRKQKYMTILYLIVCGVALIIMDPITGRLGLNGAALGYLILVVLLGVLLMGYILYQIRKDRKRQ, from the coding sequence ATGAATATTATTTCAAGAATAATGGGTGTGGATAAGACACCAGAAGATAAGTACAAATATATCTGGTTTACAATGGGAACAGCATGTTTCGCACTTGCCACGCTTGTTATGACAATTGTTATAAGCCGTTTCTTAGGTGAGGCTAAAGCGGGAATGTTCTCGATTGGTCTTTCAATTGCACAGTGGCTTGTTACAATAGCCTATTTCGAAATAAGAACATATCAGGTTACTGATGTTAAGAATGAGTATCCTTTTGGATATTATTTCACTTTAAGACTTATGATGTGTCTTATAACATTTCTGGCAAGCATAGTATACGTTGTATTTAACGGCTACAGTCCGGAGAAAGTTACTGTTATATTGCTTGTATGTATCTATAAGATACTTGATTCGGTAGCTGATACATTTGAAGGTGAATTCCAGAAAGAGGAAAGAATAGATATGTCCGGTAAATCAGAGTTTTACAGGATATTCTTCAGTATACTGGTTCTTGTTGTAACAGTAATTATAACAAGAAATCTGATATTCTCTCTGATATGTATGAATGTAGTTGCATTGCTTATAATTCTGTGTCTTGATGCATCTGTTGCAGCAGGCAGGGTTAAGATATGTATTGTCAGGGATTACAGAAGAGTTTTCGTACTTTTTAAAGTGTGTCTGCCTCTTGCTATAAGCACATTTTTAAGTAACTATATTATCAATTCATCGAAATTATCTGTTGACAGAATGTTAGGTGATGCAGCACAGCTGTATTATACGGCGGTATTCATGCCTAATATGGTAATTAATCTGTTTAGTGGTATAATATTTAAGCCGATGCAGACATCAATGGCTGTTAATTATTATGAGAAGAAGTATAAGAATTTCTGGCACATAATATTCAGGATGTTTGCTATAATAGCAGGATTTACACTTATATGTGAGGTCGGGGCATATATACTGGGAATACCGGTTCTGTCATGGCTTTATGGTGTTAATCTTAAGGATTACAAGATGACACTGCTTCTGCTTCTGTTATGTGGAGGCGTTAATGCGGTCAATATAATATTCTATTATGTACTTGCCATAATGCGTAAGCAGAAATACATGACTATTCTGTATCTTATTGTATGCGGAGTTGCGCTGATTATTATGGATCCGATTACAGGCAGACTTGGTCTTAACGGAGCTGCACTCGGCTATCTGATACTTGTTGTGTTATTAGGCGTATTATTGATGGGATATATCTTATACCAGATTAGAAAGGATAGAAAAAGACAATGA
- a CDS encoding mannose-1-phosphate guanylyltransferase has product MKTTALIMAGGKGERFWPKSRVNMPKQFLSLTDDGKTMIQLTVERISPLVDIKDVYVATNKNYRELVKQQLPGIPEENILCEPVGRNTAPCVGLGAVHVASKYDDAVMIVLPSDHLIKNNEVFADTFKEAVQIAEEGANLVTVGITPNYPETGYGYIKYNQDDKKNNAYSVEKFVEKPDLETAKSYLADGTYLWNSGMFVWKVSTILDCFKKFMPDTYEGLLKIKAAVGTADENAVLEAEFPNLESQSVDYGIMEKADSIYTLPGNFGWDDVGSWLAVGRIKKNDDNSNVINGNVVAVNTRGCVIEGGEKLIATVGLRDIVVVDTKDATLITTKENAGEIKQVLAKLREEGKNEYL; this is encoded by the coding sequence ATGAAGACTACAGCACTTATTATGGCAGGTGGTAAGGGAGAGCGATTCTGGCCAAAGAGCCGTGTTAATATGCCAAAACAGTTCCTTTCTCTTACAGATGACGGAAAGACTATGATACAGCTCACGGTAGAGCGAATCAGCCCATTGGTTGATATTAAGGATGTTTATGTTGCTACTAACAAGAACTACAGAGAACTTGTAAAGCAGCAGCTTCCAGGTATTCCAGAGGAGAATATCTTATGTGAGCCTGTTGGAAGAAATACAGCACCATGTGTAGGTCTTGGAGCAGTTCATGTTGCAAGCAAATATGATGATGCAGTTATGATTGTACTTCCATCAGACCACCTTATTAAGAATAATGAGGTGTTTGCAGATACATTTAAAGAAGCTGTTCAGATTGCAGAAGAGGGGGCTAACCTTGTAACGGTAGGTATTACTCCGAATTATCCAGAGACAGGCTATGGTTATATTAAGTATAATCAGGATGACAAGAAGAATAATGCTTATTCAGTTGAAAAGTTCGTTGAGAAGCCAGACCTTGAGACAGCTAAATCATACCTTGCTGACGGAACATATCTGTGGAACAGTGGAATGTTCGTATGGAAGGTATCTACAATATTAGACTGCTTTAAGAAGTTCATGCCGGATACATATGAAGGCTTATTAAAGATTAAGGCAGCAGTTGGAACAGCAGATGAAAATGCAGTGCTTGAGGCAGAATTCCCTAATCTTGAGTCACAGTCAGTTGACTACGGTATTATGGAGAAGGCAGATTCTATCTACACACTTCCAGGCAACTTCGGTTGGGATGATGTAGGTTCATGGCTTGCAGTAGGAAGAATCAAGAAGAATGATGATAACAGCAATGTAATTAACGGCAATGTAGTTGCAGTTAATACTAGGGGCTGTGTAATAGAAGGTGGCGAAAAACTTATTGCCACAGTTGGTTTAAGAGATATCGTAGTTGTTGATACTAAAGATGCAACTCTTATTACAACTAAAGAGAATGCAGGCGAAATCAAGCAGGTGCTTGCAAAGCTTCGTGAAGAAGGAAAGAATGAGTATCTGTAG
- a CDS encoding glycosyltransferase family 2 protein → MFLTRAAQIIGKEGFKTFGYALQQKMHQNMTDEKAYSIYQKKIAPKQRITDNKADCTAICRHSGSYESMLAAVSGMDAEYIAVCDESCEFDKDYTAIVSHYIRIQKRAGRSLIYIYTDSEKYNQEAGCGLPDCKPDYSWDTLLSYNYIGDAFVAKKNALIDAINECKNHGAVDNINYYELSLIILSKCKTSDVGHIHQVLVKDIRTDSKSYRTADDGMAAFKKMILESSEINVNIVADKHDSAVEHVHYITNEYDLVSIIIPSKDNPDILKCCLQSIRKFTKYINYEIVVVDNGSNDSNRKEYEKLVDTFEGQASYVYEKADFNFSHMCNIGAAKAKGNLLLFLNDDIEIIGQDYEDTDWLSVLVGQAKQESTGAVGAKLLYPDSSYIQHVGVINYESSCFAHLYAKAVDDENIKAHRNYADYDCLCVTGACFMIEKAKFDKAGGFDEAFEVTHNDVDICLTLYEQGYYNVLRNDVVLFHHESFSRGDDEVDEEKNRRNMHARDMTYEKHPKLEKYDPFYSPLLTQTENNYRFGDEIYSVIYRKPQKADRLRPAAGYMEVSPTVKVTETGYHDDMQLRGFAYNGNKVYYNPVIFLWNEQNCYRIKVQSVCDRVFHLRKGVDKNINYAPFFCGIDTTDMESGTYRCAIRADGKYYDAQTDVVIDG, encoded by the coding sequence ATGTTTTTAACGAGAGCAGCACAGATTATTGGAAAAGAAGGCTTTAAGACATTCGGGTATGCATTACAACAGAAGATGCATCAGAATATGACAGATGAGAAAGCTTATAGCATTTATCAAAAAAAAATCGCACCAAAACAGCGTATTACTGATAATAAGGCTGACTGCACAGCAATATGCAGACATAGTGGAAGCTATGAAAGCATGCTGGCAGCAGTGTCTGGAATGGATGCTGAATATATAGCCGTGTGTGATGAAAGCTGTGAATTCGATAAAGATTATACAGCAATTGTTTCACATTATATAAGGATTCAGAAAAGGGCAGGACGCAGTCTTATATATATATATACTGATTCGGAAAAGTATAATCAGGAAGCTGGATGCGGACTTCCTGACTGCAAGCCTGATTATTCATGGGATACACTGTTATCTTACAATTATATTGGCGATGCATTTGTTGCAAAGAAGAATGCTCTTATAGATGCTATTAATGAATGTAAGAATCATGGCGCGGTTGATAATATTAATTATTATGAATTGTCTTTAATAATTCTTTCAAAGTGTAAGACGTCAGATGTTGGGCATATCCATCAAGTGCTTGTTAAGGACATAAGAACTGACAGTAAATCATACAGGACTGCTGATGACGGAATGGCAGCTTTTAAGAAAATGATTCTGGAAAGTTCAGAAATTAATGTGAACATCGTAGCAGATAAGCATGATTCAGCAGTTGAGCATGTGCATTATATTACGAATGAATATGATCTGGTGAGTATAATTATTCCATCAAAGGATAATCCAGACATATTAAAATGCTGTTTACAGAGTATCCGCAAGTTCACGAAATATATTAATTACGAAATTGTTGTTGTTGATAACGGAAGTAATGACAGCAACAGAAAAGAGTATGAGAAGCTTGTAGATACATTTGAAGGACAGGCATCATATGTGTATGAAAAGGCAGATTTTAATTTCTCACATATGTGTAATATTGGAGCAGCTAAAGCAAAAGGTAATCTGTTGCTGTTCCTTAATGATGATATTGAAATAATCGGACAGGATTATGAAGACACAGACTGGCTTTCAGTACTTGTCGGACAGGCAAAGCAGGAAAGTACCGGCGCGGTTGGTGCAAAGCTTCTGTATCCGGACTCATCATATATCCAGCATGTGGGTGTAATTAATTATGAATCAAGCTGTTTTGCACATCTGTATGCGAAGGCAGTTGATGATGAGAATATCAAGGCTCACAGGAATTACGCTGATTATGACTGCCTGTGTGTTACAGGAGCATGCTTTATGATTGAGAAGGCTAAATTCGATAAAGCTGGTGGATTTGATGAAGCATTTGAAGTAACACATAATGATGTTGATATATGCCTGACTTTGTATGAACAGGGATATTACAATGTCTTAAGAAATGACGTGGTCCTTTTTCACCATGAATCATTCTCAAGAGGTGATGATGAGGTTGATGAAGAAAAGAACAGACGTAATATGCATGCAAGGGATATGACATATGAAAAACATCCAAAGCTTGAGAAATATGACCCTTTCTATAGTCCGCTTCTTACGCAGACGGAGAATAACTACAGATTCGGAGATGAGATATATTCTGTAATATACAGAAAACCTCAGAAAGCTGACAGATTAAGGCCGGCTGCAGGATATATGGAAGTATCACCTACAGTTAAGGTGACAGAAACAGGGTATCATGATGATATGCAGCTTAGGGGATTTGCATATAACGGAAATAAAGTGTATTATAATCCCGTAATTTTTCTGTGGAATGAACAGAATTGTTATAGGATTAAGGTACAGTCAGTATGTGACAGAGTATTTCATTTAAGAAAAGGTGTGGATAAGAACATTAACTATGCACCGTTTTTTTGTGGAATAGATACAACGGATATGGAAAGCGGCACATATAGATGTGCTATCAGAGCTGATGGTAAATATTATGATGCACAGACAGATGTCGTAATTGATGGTTAA
- a CDS encoding LicD family protein — translation MKEYDEATLKKVQQTEMEILRDFIKVCDENNLTWFGDAGSGIGAIRHKGFIPWDDDIDVMLPRKDFDKMMEVIKRDYSDKYSIANVETMKNYPLMTTRIMMKGTTFIEEPLKNIKCDLGIFLDVYPLDNISDDEEELKKQAKAAWFWSKLLILRHVAFPVLPYKGVKAKITHIATAIIHAGLVVFRISHNWIAGKCLKIASRYNDVDTKRMAFLFDTDPYYHIMLKDEIYPLQMYDFEDIKMPLPANEDEKLRNMYGDYMQLPPVEKRKNHYPYKLEFKD, via the coding sequence ATGAAAGAATACGATGAGGCAACCCTTAAAAAGGTACAGCAGACAGAGATGGAAATTCTTAGAGATTTCATCAAAGTGTGTGACGAGAATAATCTTACATGGTTTGGTGATGCCGGATCAGGAATCGGGGCAATAAGACATAAGGGATTCATTCCATGGGATGATGATATTGATGTAATGCTTCCTAGAAAAGATTTCGACAAGATGATGGAAGTTATTAAAAGAGATTACAGCGATAAGTATTCAATTGCCAATGTTGAAACAATGAAGAATTATCCATTGATGACAACAAGAATTATGATGAAAGGAACAACATTTATAGAGGAACCTCTTAAGAATATCAAATGTGATCTTGGAATATTCCTTGATGTGTATCCGCTTGATAATATATCAGATGATGAGGAAGAACTTAAAAAGCAGGCTAAAGCTGCCTGGTTCTGGAGCAAGCTTCTTATTCTCAGACATGTTGCGTTCCCGGTACTTCCTTATAAGGGAGTTAAGGCTAAGATAACACATATTGCAACAGCAATTATTCATGCCGGACTTGTTGTGTTCAGAATTTCACATAACTGGATTGCTGGCAAATGCTTAAAGATTGCATCAAGATATAATGATGTGGATACTAAGAGAATGGCATTCTTATTTGATACAGATCCATATTATCATATAATGTTAAAGGATGAGATATATCCATTACAGATGTATGATTTTGAAGATATTAAGATGCCTCTTCCAGCCAACGAAGATGAGAAGTTAAGAAATATGTATGGAGATTATATGCAGCTTCCTCCAGTTGAAAAGAGAAAGAATCATTACCCATATAAATTGGAATTTAAAGACTAA
- a CDS encoding glycosyltransferase family 2 protein — protein sequence MKKLIIIPAYNESESIEKTVRDIIENAPSFDYVVINDCSTDNTRQICEDNGFNIVNLPVNLGIGGAVQTGYLYAERYGYDIAVQVDGDGQHDAKFLGEMADYLEKNDLDMVIGSRFIEKQGFQSSKARRIGINYFTGLIKLCTGQKITDPTSGLRLIGRRTIVQFAKKYPKDYPEPETVVAILKKGFKVAEIPVVMRERQGGSSSITLKKSVYYMVKVTLAILFENFRGDKHR from the coding sequence ATGAAAAAACTTATAATAATTCCAGCATATAACGAGAGCGAAAGTATAGAGAAGACAGTCAGAGATATTATAGAGAATGCACCATCATTTGATTATGTAGTTATCAACGACTGCTCAACTGATAATACACGACAGATATGTGAAGATAATGGATTTAATATTGTTAATCTGCCAGTTAATCTGGGAATAGGCGGAGCTGTTCAGACAGGATATCTGTATGCAGAAAGATATGGATATGATATTGCTGTACAGGTAGATGGTGATGGACAGCATGATGCGAAATTCCTTGGAGAGATGGCTGATTATCTTGAAAAGAATGACCTTGATATGGTTATAGGTTCAAGATTCATAGAAAAACAGGGATTCCAGTCATCTAAGGCAAGACGAATTGGAATTAACTATTTCACTGGCTTGATAAAGTTATGTACAGGTCAGAAGATAACAGACCCTACATCAGGATTAAGACTTATAGGAAGACGTACAATAGTACAGTTTGCCAAGAAGTATCCTAAGGATTATCCAGAGCCGGAAACAGTTGTGGCAATATTAAAGAAAGGTTTCAAGGTGGCTGAGATTCCAGTTGTCATGAGAGAAAGACAGGGCGGAAGCTCATCAATAACACTTAAGAAATCAGTATATTATATGGTTAAGGTTACACTGGCAATATTGTTTGAGAATTTCAGAGGAGATAAGCATAGATGA
- a CDS encoding LicD family protein, which translates to MSQNEQYDPKVLRKLQLAELEVFKDFIKICDENGLSYFLFAGCAIGVERHKGFIPWDDDIDIGMLRDDYEKVLKIYREKYTDKYVVLDIDSQETFPFYNAEIARIGTKNIPYVFKDANVPMGIDIALYPYDNVPDDAKKRRRQRSSVFFWSKLRILREFKKPVLFMHGWKRKVVSAMCIVMNRLLTWTHFSRKFINRRYMKSALKYNNEKTRWVACFFGEMDPLKQAIKLDDLFPLVEKPFEDIMVKVPKNNDVFLKRMFGDYMKMPPVESRKNHVPEVLEFGPFDEELKDIDI; encoded by the coding sequence ATGAGCCAGAATGAACAGTATGATCCAAAGGTTTTGAGAAAGTTACAGCTTGCAGAATTAGAGGTGTTTAAAGATTTTATTAAAATATGTGATGAGAACGGACTTTCATATTTCCTGTTTGCAGGATGTGCAATCGGAGTTGAGAGACATAAAGGATTTATTCCATGGGATGATGATATAGATATCGGAATGCTCAGAGATGATTATGAGAAGGTTCTGAAGATATATAGAGAGAAATATACAGATAAGTATGTAGTTCTTGATATAGATTCACAGGAAACATTTCCTTTCTATAATGCAGAGATAGCAAGAATTGGAACTAAGAATATACCATATGTATTCAAGGATGCTAATGTTCCTATGGGAATTGATATTGCGCTTTATCCTTATGATAATGTTCCTGATGATGCCAAGAAGAGAAGAAGACAGAGATCATCAGTATTCTTCTGGAGCAAGTTAAGAATATTAAGAGAATTCAAGAAACCTGTGCTTTTCATGCATGGATGGAAGAGAAAAGTTGTAAGTGCAATGTGTATAGTAATGAACAGATTACTTACATGGACACATTTCTCAAGAAAATTCATCAACAGACGTTATATGAAGAGCGCACTTAAGTATAACAATGAGAAGACAAGATGGGTTGCATGTTTCTTTGGTGAGATGGATCCTTTAAAGCAGGCTATAAAGTTAGATGACCTGTTCCCATTGGTTGAAAAGCCATTTGAAGATATAATGGTTAAAGTCCCTAAGAATAATGATGTATTTCTTAAGAGAATGTTTGGCGATTATATGAAGATGCCACCAGTAGAGAGCAGAAAGAATCATGTACCTGAGGTTCTGGAGTTCGGACCATTTGATGAGGAACTGAAAGATATTGATATTTAA
- a CDS encoding DUF2304 domain-containing protein, with the protein MSIRIKCVIIVVLILGLLKILGLIKKNKLELKYALSWLFLEVGILIITLIPNLLNVISKALGIYNEINMLFFLGFVFIILVIFSLTMSLSRNSERVRKMVQEIALNSYANDKKESGEITKEV; encoded by the coding sequence ATGAGTATAAGAATTAAATGCGTTATAATTGTTGTTCTTATATTAGGACTGTTAAAGATATTAGGTCTTATCAAGAAGAACAAACTGGAATTAAAATATGCACTTTCATGGCTTTTTCTGGAGGTTGGAATATTAATAATTACATTAATACCTAATCTTCTTAATGTTATATCAAAGGCACTGGGAATATATAATGAGATTAATATGTTGTTCTTTTTAGGGTTTGTCTTTATTATACTTGTTATATTCTCGCTTACAATGTCGCTTTCAAGAAACTCGGAAAGAGTAAGAAAGATGGTACAGGAGATTGCATTGAATAGTTATGCTAATGATAAGAAGGAATCGGGTGAAATAACAAAGGAAGTTTAA
- a CDS encoding DUF2142 domain-containing protein yields MSEVKMINKRKKLIVTFIIMLILVFLFNRAMYWSEFSTWKNKLFVGVISIFGVICIPLLLTYIKAASDYIDTFIANKINQIKYLAAHWKKTLLFTCIFAIIIAAAVLLEKIIFSRIYDGYSNLRMYFFVGTGILIFAIVLCGKIAYKRVEVLFAAAALIMGLTYIMVSPRHLLVTWDDETHYLRSVSLADVFDNTKFNAEGLFYDSQPAAYMYTQGDLTQEEFKAILDNVEYQYEQKRTDNRFGSEVGKEFVAYTPAAIGIIMGKALRLSFFHTFLLSKMVILCTYVLLMYFAIKKLKNGKVLLAVIGLSTTTMFMASSMSYDFWVIGFTTLGYSFFISELQNRDKKLEYRNIIMMNICFLLGIAPKAIYFVIMFVLLFMPVDKFKDKKQRRIYYSIIVGVAIFLMMTFLLPMLINSPGTGDSRGGSDVNSTEQIKYILSNPIEYSGTLLNFLKDYLNLDYASEFISSMAYMGYGIGTAITLMLIAALMYIDRGEEKVRMPYVRASYFFSAAVCVVLVATALYISFTAVGADYIAGCQPRYLLPLLFPMAYFIGVDGVTTKINKNAMAVAAVSIMSYFFMNNMWATCF; encoded by the coding sequence ATGTCAGAAGTTAAAATGATTAACAAAAGAAAAAAACTTATAGTAACTTTTATAATAATGCTGATACTGGTATTTTTATTTAACAGAGCTATGTACTGGTCAGAATTCAGTACATGGAAAAATAAATTGTTTGTTGGTGTAATAAGCATATTTGGTGTTATATGTATACCATTATTGCTGACTTATATAAAAGCTGCATCTGATTATATAGATACTTTCATAGCTAATAAGATAAATCAGATAAAGTATCTTGCTGCTCATTGGAAGAAGACACTTTTATTTACTTGCATATTCGCTATTATAATAGCAGCCGCCGTTTTATTGGAGAAAATTATCTTCAGTAGAATTTATGATGGATATTCTAACTTGAGGATGTATTTTTTCGTTGGAACGGGAATACTTATTTTTGCAATTGTATTATGTGGCAAGATAGCATATAAACGTGTAGAAGTATTATTTGCAGCAGCAGCATTAATAATGGGACTCACATATATAATGGTTTCACCAAGACATTTACTTGTGACATGGGATGATGAGACACATTATTTAAGAAGTGTTTCTCTCGCGGATGTTTTTGATAATACTAAGTTTAATGCGGAAGGTTTATTCTATGATTCTCAGCCCGCTGCATATATGTATACACAAGGAGATTTAACACAGGAAGAGTTTAAGGCAATTCTTGATAATGTTGAATATCAGTATGAACAGAAACGTACAGATAACAGATTTGGAAGTGAAGTGGGAAAGGAGTTTGTTGCTTATACCCCTGCTGCAATTGGAATAATTATGGGAAAAGCGCTCAGATTATCGTTCTTCCATACATTTTTGCTATCCAAAATGGTGATACTTTGTACATATGTTTTATTAATGTATTTCGCAATAAAAAAACTAAAAAATGGTAAAGTACTTTTGGCTGTTATTGGATTATCCACAACAACAATGTTTATGGCATCTTCAATGTCATATGACTTTTGGGTTATTGGATTTACAACATTAGGATATTCATTCTTTATTTCGGAACTTCAGAATAGAGATAAAAAATTAGAATATAGAAATATTATAATGATGAATATATGCTTTTTACTTGGAATAGCTCCCAAAGCAATATATTTTGTTATAATGTTTGTTCTTTTATTTATGCCTGTTGATAAATTTAAGGATAAAAAGCAAAGAAGGATATATTATTCTATTATTGTAGGTGTGGCAATATTCCTTATGATGACATTCCTTCTGCCGATGTTAATTAATTCTCCAGGAACAGGAGACTCAAGAGGTGGATCAGATGTTAATTCAACTGAACAGATAAAGTATATACTTTCAAATCCTATAGAGTATTCAGGTACATTATTAAATTTTCTGAAAGATTATCTTAACCTTGATTATGCTTCAGAATTTATTAGTTCTATGGCATATATGGGATATGGAATTGGTACTGCAATTACATTAATGCTTATTGCAGCGTTAATGTACATAGACAGAGGTGAAGAGAAAGTAAGAATGCCATATGTAAGAGCTTCATATTTCTTTAGTGCGGCCGTATGTGTAGTACTGGTAGCGACAGCATTATATATATCATTCACAGCAGTTGGTGCAGACTATATTGCGGGATGCCAGCCACGCTATCTGCTTCCGTTGTTATTCCCAATGGCATATTTTATAGGTGTCGATGGTGTGACAACAAAAATTAATAAAAATGCTATGGCAGTAGCAGCAGTGAGTATAATGTCATACTTCTTTATGAATAATATGTGGGCTACATGTTTTTAA
- a CDS encoding glycosyltransferase family 2 protein, which yields MTKEHVNTNHTFAICAYKESPYLEECITSLMEQTVKSEIFIATSTPNKYIDDIAAKYNLKVYVNEGESGITQDWNFAYSKVQTDYVTIAHQDDKYAPEYVENLLAYTAKAKKPLLFFTDYAEIRNGEIVTTNKILKVKRIMLFIMRPKAMWGSRFIRRRVLSLGSPICCPSATYYRPNLMKQVFLNGFRADEDWEAWERLSKLKGDFIFCNKILTYHRIHEDSETTKILNDNKRSEEDYIMYQKFWPKCIAKMLTKAYSKSEESNNMKQG from the coding sequence ATGACAAAGGAACATGTCAATACTAATCATACATTTGCGATATGCGCTTATAAGGAGAGTCCATATCTTGAAGAGTGTATTACATCACTTATGGAACAGACTGTAAAGTCAGAGATATTTATTGCTACATCTACACCTAATAAGTATATTGACGACATAGCAGCAAAATATAATTTAAAGGTGTATGTCAATGAGGGAGAAAGCGGAATTACACAGGATTGGAATTTTGCTTATTCTAAAGTACAGACAGATTATGTCACTATAGCTCATCAGGATGATAAATATGCGCCTGAATATGTAGAGAATCTGTTAGCGTATACAGCTAAAGCTAAAAAGCCGCTGCTTTTCTTTACCGATTATGCAGAGATAAGAAATGGCGAGATTGTAACAACCAATAAGATTCTTAAAGTAAAGAGAATAATGCTTTTCATAATGCGTCCAAAGGCAATGTGGGGAAGCAGATTTATAAGAAGAAGAGTGTTATCGCTTGGCTCACCAATATGTTGTCCATCAGCAACATATTACAGACCTAATCTTATGAAGCAGGTATTCCTTAATGGATTCAGAGCTGATGAAGACTGGGAAGCATGGGAGAGATTATCAAAGCTTAAGGGAGACTTTATATTCTGTAATAAGATACTCACATATCACAGAATACATGAGGACTCAGAGACAACTAAGATTCTTAATGATAATAAGAGATCTGAAGAAGATTACATTATGTATCAGAAGTTCTGGCCCAAATGTATTGCTAAAATGCTTACTAAGGCATACAGCAAGAGTGAAGAATCTAATAATATGAAGCAGGGATAG